The genomic stretch TCCCGGTGACACAGCTTTACTAAGGTAAAAGATCGGATGCAGGTTATTGTCAAACATGGAATGCCAACCTTCAAGAGTTTCTTCTAAAAGATTTACACGATGATATGGACCGGCACAGTTTATTAATGCATCAATATGTCCCCATTCACTCTCTACTTTTTTGACAAATTCCTCAGCTGCCTTTGGGTTCGAAACATCGCACTGAATTGAAATGCATTTGCTACCCAATTCCTCAATCTCTTGTTTTGTTTTCTCGGCTTCAGCGCTAGATTTCCTATAACAAATAGCGACAGACCAACCCTGCTCCGCAAGTCTAAGTCCTATGGCTCTTCCAATACCCTTTGCCCCACCCGTTATTAATGCAACCTTTTTATTCATTTCCGAACCCTTTATTATAGACATGCCATGGCATGTCTCTACAATGATGATCAAAAATCTGGATTGTATTTGTCAAATTCCCATTTTAGAGGATTATATTTTATATATTCCCTGATTTTATTTAGTGATTTCTCATTACGAATAATGTGCTCATAGAAACGTCTCTGCCATCCAAAATTATTATAACCATTGTTTCTACACCACCGCGTCACACTGGATTTATATTGATTAATGATAACGGATAGTGAACCAGAGATTGGTTTCGAGAATTTGTTTGTAAAAGTACCATCTTGTAGGGACACGCCATGGCGTGTCTCTACAGTTGGATTATCTATGATTAGTATCCCATGAATGTGATTAGGCATTATAATGTATTCATTTAATGTAGCATTTCTGAAATGTTTTGGTATTTCAGACCAGTATGAATTACATATCTCGCCGATTTCCGATAACTCAATATTTTCTCGTACCACCCTACCTAAGAATACTTTCCGGTATTTAGTACAAATTGTTATAAAGTAATACGCACTAGACGAATAATCCCATTCTTTCAACCTAGTTGAATCTGTGCGATGCTTAGTGTTGAAGAAATTCATGCGTATGATTCAGATGAAGTTAAACATATGAGTAAACATAATTATATTGTAAAAAGTTTCATTTAATAACTGAAGACGAGACCCTTCAAAATCATATTTAAAATAGCAAGGACAATTGCTCCAAAGAACGCAGACCAGAACCCATTTACTGCGAAGCCAGGAACAAAAAAAGTCGCGAATTTAAGCATTAGTGCATTTATAACAAAAAGAAAGATCCCGAAGGTAAGGATTGAGATTGGGAGAGTAAGGATTTTTAATATAAATCCGAGTGTCGCATTAATTAGACCAATCACAACTGCTGCTAGCAGGGCAGACCAAAAGTTTTTGATTTCAAACCCCGGGATTAGGTGAGCCACTATCACCAGGCTTAAGGCACTTAAAATCCAACTGATAATCAATACCATAGTGGATACTCCTTTGGAGATGAAGAAGTTATATCAGTATTTTAAAGAACGGGATTTATT from Thermodesulfobacteriota bacterium encodes the following:
- a CDS encoding transposase; translation: MNFFNTKHRTDSTRLKEWDYSSSAYYFITICTKYRKVFLGRVVRENIELSEIGEICNSYWSEIPKHFRNATLNEYIIMPNHIHGILIIDNPTVETRHGVSLQDGTFTNKFSKPISGSLSVIINQYKSSVTRWCRNNGYNNFGWQRRFYEHIIRNEKSLNKIREYIKYNPLKWEFDKYNPDF
- a CDS encoding SDR family oxidoreductase; this translates as MNKKVALITGGAKGIGRAIGLRLAEQGWSVAICYRKSSAEAEKTKQEIEELGSKCISIQCDVSNPKAAEEFVKKVESEWGHIDALINCAGPYHRVNLLEETLEGWHSMFDNNLHPIFYLSKAVSPGMIGRNWGRIVNFSMANADQMVAQPNLTAHYIAKAGVLILTRSLARTLAPHGITVNAISPGFIDSGSAPKEELEAMVKRIPAGYLGSTSDAVEAVTFLLSDEARYVNGTNIHLSGGWGI
- a CDS encoding phage holin family protein, with translation MVLIISWILSALSLVIVAHLIPGFEIKNFWSALLAAVVIGLINATLGFILKILTLPISILTFGIFLFVINALMLKFATFFVPGFAVNGFWSAFFGAIVLAILNMILKGLVFSY